DNA sequence from the Phocoena sinus isolate mPhoSin1 chromosome 9, mPhoSin1.pri, whole genome shotgun sequence genome:
aaaactgaggttcaaagtgGTTATCTTCCTAAATCCACTAGCGTTAGTGACAGAGGGGACTAATTCTCAAGACTATATAAATGTCTTTTGTCTGAATAATGAAGATGCTACCAGCTTTCAAAGTCTCATTAAGTCCAAATCTATGACGTGGGTATTCCTGTTAGCTTCGTTTCATGAATGGAGGAAACAGATTATAACTTCAAATCTGGCAAGGAAAGCTGGAGACTGTGGGCATGCCAGTTGTGTAGCGATTATCTCTTAGATCCAAACCCATCTCTGTGGGCTCCTTGACTGTTTTTCCTTGAGTGTCACACCAGCAACACTCTTTTACCCCACCAGCAGCAGTTCCTGCCCATAACAGCTGAATGCAGTttgcagttttcccaacactagcAGAActagctcctttctctctctctctctctctctctctctctctctctctctctctctctctctctcacacacacacccctacacaaacacacactcaccacCCCCAAGCTCAGAGGAGCAAGCACCAGGCAAGCAGTACTTCATCCTCAGACTTCCGAGTTTCACCACTGCGTGACCCCTCCTCCAAACTTCTAAGTTTTAATAATTccaaattcttcattttattccctTAGCCATAAGATGGTTATTGCTTCCTGCCATTGCTACTTTTGTGATAACCTTAGGATTCTCTCTTTACCCTTTTAGTTAAACAGTTAAGAAGATTTTACTTAGTAATTAACTAAGGTGTGGTTTCTGGATCCTGACTGATACACTTTTCTAATTCTGATAGGGACTAACAGAGAACTGGCTAAGCTTGCAGAAAAGTCTGTGATCTTCCTATTTTGTCTTGATTCTTGTACTAGAAAACCTCGAGAGAACTGTGCTTTCTATTGGTAGTTGTGTTCTCCAGTGGGCCAGAAGACTCtggtcagcctttttttttttcatgcacaAATAGTAGCTGAGTGAAGCGTGTCCTACACTTGGACAAAATAGATAACCTCCCTAAAAAACAGTGAAACTTTGCCAAAATACAAAAGTGGGACCAAAAACTTAAATTGCAGGGCTGAGTTATTGTACCTTATTGCAAGTGATCGTAAACTGATGTATACCTACATATCCAGCTTACTAGGGGTTCTGGGGATTCAGGAAACAAATGCCAGTTGCATTATATCTAAGTATTGATATATCTACTGTAGGTTTTACTGTACTACTGATACTAGTGCACCCAAAAGAtgagtttgtttttaatctagaAATCCTCTAAATTTAAGAAGATGCAGGGCTCTGGTTATAAGTGCTACTTTCAACTGAAAGATATAATTTTAGAAACCCAGCTGTTTATGAGATTagctggtacaaccactatgggcATAAATTTCCTCACATCTGGTAAAGTTGAAGATGTACATAACCTCTGATCCAGTGATTCTACTTATAGCTATATGCACTTTGAAAAACTCAAGCAGATGTATACTAGGAACATGCACAGGGATATTTATAGTAGCAAAcaagttggaaacaacctaattgtctaTCAACAGGATAATGGATTAATTGTTGTTTAACCATGTAATtgaatattatacatattatgcaacatttaaaatgaatgaaataggtcTATGTATACATTGACATGGATTAACTTTAGAAATATGACAagtgaaaaagcaagttacagaatTGTAAATTACATACCATATAGTATGataagatataataaaatttaaaactctaaatAATGTTACTTtgttatgatatatatatgtataaaaacatgGATAGAAAAAAGATATACGTCAATTTCAGTACATTGGTTACTTCTAGTTTGGGGATAAGTACAAAAGAAGtttcacttctatttttaaaagatatacattgggcttccctggtggtgcagtggttgagagtccgcctgccgatgcaggggacacgggttcgtgccccggtccgggaagattctacAGGCCaaggagcggctggtcccgtgagctgtggccgctgagcctgcgcgtccggagcctgtgctccgcaacgggagaggccacaacagtaagaggccgcgtaccacaaaaaaaaaaaagatatacatcaATTTCAGTGCACTGGTTACTTCTAGTTTGGGGAGAAGTACAAAAAAAGtttcaattctattttatttcttaatcaaAAATATCTCAAGTAAATAACACAAAATGTTAGCATTCCTTATACCTGAGAGTAAGTACATaggtgtttattatttttctgtaagtttgaaatatttcataataaaaattattaagaaaaatactaGTCTAGCTTTGGGAATTCTGATATTTTTAGAGTGAGTgatttactttttgttgttgttgttattgaagtGATGTACTTTGTAAAAGAGTGTAAGGTATTAGAGTATTGTAGGGTGTAGGAGTGGGATCAGGGAGccagcagagaaggaaaatagagaaaatgctgACCTAAGGTTGTGTAGGTAGGTgtgtgaagagagagagatgaggtcAGGTTcacaaagggaagaaataatgAATGACGGGGTAtaggcagagaaaacagaaaagaaatgaaaatgtgtgcAGGTTCCCCAGCTGGATTATAACCTCCTTTAGGGAAGGAACTGGACCTTATGGTTTGCTATCATTTTCTGTACCTGCACTAGCCATTTCCTTCCTATTGGCACTTAATACATGATGTTGACTGTTTGCCATTCTGTCTTGTCAGCAAAATTTGCAACCTAGAAACCAAAACTCAACTTAATTTATTATGCTTATTGGTTATGCTTGACACTCACCACTCAAGTTTAGTTGCTGGAGAGCatttaaagatagaaaagatgGTGGCAGATATCTTATTTGATTGTTGTATGCATTTAAACTAACCAAACCTCTCAGCTCCCCTATATTTCTTGGCATCTCTCTGATTGCATTATTTGAGATATCAAGTCCTTTAAGTTGAGTCATATTAGACAGCTCTTCCGGAAGTCTTGTTAACTGTAACAAAGGttaaacaattatatttttaataaatatttctatgactaaaacttttaataaaataaaatggaaggagAGATTTTTGTcctaaaaaagatatattttcattatgtCACAAAGTCTTTGTGATTCCCTtgcttaaaaaaacccacaacaaattGTGTAGCATGCAGGTATTTCCCCAGTCTGACCAGTGCTACCAATTCAATCCTGTGGCTTGCTAACCACTTTCCTCACTCTCCCAACACTCAGTGTTCGTTGCCACCTTATCCCTTTCTTCCATCCCTAAAGCTTACCCTGCTTTGATTTCGTCTCCGCCCTGAAGTCTTTCTAAACTGTTCTCTTCCATATTTGATCTCTTTACTCCTACTCTCATTAACATTACTTTTTATTAGTCCCTTGTGTGTTCTtggatttttaaatgacatgataTATGTTTTATCCTTTTTGTATACATGCTCCCAGTCATGATGCATTttgagtaagtgctcagtaaatttcTTTATAATGGACACACACAGTTTGGCAATATAGCCTCAAATGAAAATTCCTAGTATGAAAAGTATTGCAAAGTAACAGGAATTAAGATACTCTgctaaggcaaagaaaaaatatgcatcGTCACAAAAACTAAGGCCATCACAAGTGGCGTTTGAAATAAAGGCAGTTCTATAAGTGAACAAAAGAGTTTTGAATATATGGGCCCCTCAGAAATAATCAAACAACAAGGTGAATACTGGGTATTGTGCTCAGTGttcttctatatataaaagaagcATAACAGACAATCCCTAACTTCAAGGAGATTAAAATTTAGTTCTAAATTATATTACATCCATAACTTTAAAACTCCTTTCACAgttaaactgaaataaaaataagtctaTAAATTGTCAGCTTTAATTACTTGggatttcattttaatgaaatattttcctataaaaCTCTTGTGTTGAAAAGTTTATTTGTAAGCGGCATTTgcggtttaaaaaaaaaaaaagcctatccTTTACAAAATAAAGTATTCCAGctaaattaaacacacacacacacacacacacacacacacacacacacacacacacacactacagctTAGATTCTGATCCCCTTCAGTCATGCCTTCCCCACAAAGTCCTAAATATCCATCTCTTACCTTTCTCCCATTTATCTGGCTTATATTCAGCACTTCCAGTGATTGAAGTTGGCAAAGTtcaataggaaaatatataaattgattgCTTGAGATGTTTAATTTCAGGATTCCTTTTAAGTTACAGATCTCTGAAGGAATAGTCTGTATTTGATTTTCTGAAAGATCAAGTACTTGCAAATTTTCTAAAGTACACACTTCTATGGGGAAAGTTTCCAACTTATTACAGCATAAAATAAGAACACGGAGCGATACCATATTGGAAATAGATGGTtgaattttccttattttgtttttaccaagATCAAGGTATTCAAGATTAATAAGAGAACAtaagtgctcagaaaatattaGGAGTTTGTTTTCATTAAATTCTAAATGAAGCAGTTGTTTACTGAAAGATATATCTACAGGTATTTCTGAAATATAATTTCCATTAAAACCCAAATAATAAAGAGAATCTAAAGCACACAAACCTAGTGGAAAATACATTATTCTATTATAACTCAATTCAACTTTAGTtatttttctacagttttttatttcaataggAAAGTCTGCAATTAAATTTCCTGAAAATTCTAGGCTGAACATATTATTAAGATGTGAAATATATTCAGGTATTTTCACGatattatttctgtttatatggagttttcttaaatttttaagctTATGTATGTTCTTAGGAAGTTCTGTTAACTTATTATCACTAAGACTAAGGCATTCCAACATTACGCAGTGGGAAATTTTCTCTGGTAtgtctttcaataaatttttatcaaGTATTAGAATCCTAAGTTCCCTAAAATTCTCAATTTTGTGTGAAATAACTTCCAATTTATTGTCTGTCAGTTGGAGTTCTTTCATTTTGAGCAACTGAAAAATTTCCACGGCCAAAAATGTAAGTTTATTGTGATCAAGTAaaagtatttctaaatttttaagttCCCTAATTTCTTTTGGCAAACTGTTTATCAGGTTTCCAGAAAGGTTTAGTAAAATTAACTTTGGAAGGAAGCACAGAGCTTTAGGAAATACTGTTAACTGATTATATTCCAGATTGAGAGCCCTCAAGTTTTTCAAACTAGACAGAGTATCTGGTATATGTCTTAACTTATTTTTAgccaaatttaaaatttccaagtttCCAAGACTTTCCAAGCCAGAAGGAAAATCCTCAATGcaattgttatttaaaaacagtTGCCTGATAGTCCCAAGCTGTGATATTTCTTTAGGGATATGTGATATTTGGTTGTGACTGACATTTAATAGCTTTAAATTATGAAGTAACTGAATTTCACATGGAAGTGATGATAACCCATTTTCTTGCATGGTTAGAATTTCAAGTCCTAGCAGATCACTGGAGTCTGCCCctttaaaacttttgatttcattCTCATCTAAATAGAGATATTTTAcatacttgatttttaaaatgtccttaggGAATTCTTGTAAACCCTTGGCTTTGAGGTTAACTGTAAACTTATCTGATCCTAAGCCAAgtcctttctgattttcttcagAGAGTTGTGGACTAATTTTTTCTAATGTTTCATGAGTTAGGGAGTCAACAAAAGCCTGATATTCAGCACTCATCTTAGTTACTGATAGTGATGAACTTTGTGAAATTTCACTTTTTGACTGCAAACTGTCGTATGTAGCAATTgtttcagaaaattgaagagttttcctttgttcttcatttctcttagaCTTACTTCCAGAGGAGGATGTTGATGTATCATCACATATACCTAATGTATTTTTTCTAGGACGCACTTTACAAATTTGGTTGGAAGTGGTCCCATCAGAAGCTTCCTTTAGAGAGTTTGATGTTTCTTTAATAACTCCAGATTTCTCCACTAACCGTGATCTAGATTCTTTCCTAAATTGACTAGTGAGATCCTCTAGCTCTTCTGAAGTACTCTTCTTTTCAGACATCTTCTTTGCTGATATGTTTTATACCAATACAAGATTGCAATTCaattataattttcatgtttaattttttcctttgaaccTACAAAACAAATGATGTGAAGAGatataataaagatgttaaaattacaaatgaattttaatacaACTTTATTCCATAATaagtaatttaataattattaaaatacatttataactaaTTAACTTATATATAATTTCTGGCTAAAGATAGTTTATTGATTGCATGCATTTATCACAATACTCTTGATACCACATTAAAATtatagaaaggaataaaaaagatcaaAGAAATTGAGGAAGGATACATGAGAGAATGAAAGAACTCAGCAAATTTTTGGAAGACAGGGAATAGCCAGTGGCCCCCCACCCCGTGCCACATGCAGAGAGTACCATTCTCATTGTGGATATTGTAGGTTTACATATGGTATTGAAGCGTCTTGTCCCAACAAATTCAGTGCGTTATGACAGTTCTCCAATAGGTGGATGTAAAATGCCTTAAAGAAGGGGATGCTTTCTataaaaagtagaagtaaaacaaCCTTTTCAAGGACTAACGCCTGACTTTAAGTCTTTTGTTTGACTCTTGAGGAACCTGCACAACTAGGCAGCACCCTTCTTCAGAGGTCTGGATCCCATCTCTGTAGGTCCCTCCTCCAAGTTTGTGGTTTTTAATAACCCAACCTCTTCCCTTCGTTCCATCATCCCTAAGGATAGTAGCTACTTCCTGTATTTATTATCTCTATGTTACTGCAGTTCCCCCTCTACCTTTTCAGTTCTCCAATACTTGACTACACAACTCCCTATATTTACTGctccttctttttattattatttattgaaatatggttgatttacaatattgtattagtttcaggttacagcaaagtgattcagttatatttttcggatttttttccattataggttattacaatatattgaatatagttccctgtgtgatACAGTAAATCCATGTTGCTtatatgttttatgtatagtactttgtatctgttaatcccatactcctaatttatcccttcccccacctttcccctttagtaaccataagtttgtttatgatgtctgtgagtctatttctgttttgtatacatattcatttgtattatttttttagattccacatatcagtgataccatataatatttgtctttatctgacttgcttcattaagcataatattttctaggtccaacaatgttgctgcaaatggcaatatttcattcatttttatggctgagtgatactccattgtgtatatatatcttcttacgccagtcatctgttgatgggcatttgggatgtttccatatcttggctattgtaaatagtgctgctgtgaacactggggtgtgtgtatctttttgaattagagttttcgtcttttccaggtatatacccaggagtggaattgctggatcatatggtagctctattttcagttttttaaggcacctctatactgttttccatagtgactgcaccaatttacattcccaccaacaatgtagaggggttcccttttctccatatcctctccagaatttattatttgtagacatttggttgatagccattctgactggtgtgaggtgctacctcatcatggttttgacttgcatttctctgataattagagatgttgagcatctttccatgcacctgtatgtcttctatggataaatgtctatttaggtcttctgctgattttttgattgggttgtttgtttgttttgttttgttttgcggtacgcgggcctctcactgttgtggcctctcccgttgcggagcacaggctctggacgcacagactccggacgctcagactctggacgtgcaggctcagcgaccatggctcatgggccatggctcacgggcctagttgctccacggcatgtgggatcttcccggaccggggcacgaacccgtgtcccctacatcggcaggcggactctcaaccactgcaccaccagggaagcccgggttgtttgtttttacttattttttcaatgttgagttatatgaactgtttgtatattttggatattaacccattgtCCATTACattattctcaaatattttctcccattctgtaggttgtcttttcattttgctgatggtttcctatgctttgcaaaagctttttagtttgattaggtcctatttgtttatttttgcttttatttcttttgccttgagagattaatctaagaaaatattgctacactTTATATCAGGATGtcttgcctatgttctcttctaggagttttagggtgtcatgtcttatatttaggtctttaaaccattttgagtttatttttgtatatggtatgagggagtgttctaatttcattgatttacatgtagctgtccagctttcccaacaccacttgttaaAGTGTCTTTTCTCCTTGGTATATTCTTATCTCCTTTGTAGTAGATTAATGGACTATAGGTATGTGGGTTTGTTTTggggctctcagttctgttccattgatctatatgtctgtttctgtgccaataccatgctgttttgattactgtatctttgtagtatagtctgaagtctggaagagttatgcctccagctttgttctttttaatcgGGATTGCTCTGGCAATTCTAGGTCTTTTGTGGTTgcatataaatttttggattatttgttctagttttttgaaaaatgtcatgtgtattttgatagggatcacattgaatctagattgctttgggtattatggccatattaacaatattaatttttccaatccaagagcatcggatatccttccatttctttgacttatcttcaatttcttttatcaatgtcttatagttttcagtgtataggtctttaacctccttggttaagtttatttgtaggtaattttttttaatcgattttaaacaggattgtttttttactttctctttctggtatttcattgttagtgtaaagaaatgcaacggatttatgtatattaatcttgtatcctgctccCTTGTTGAATTCAtggattagttctaatagtttttgtttggagattttagggttctctatatagagtatcatgtcctctgcaaatagtgacaactttacctcttcctttccaattcatataccttttatttctttttagtaccTAATTCCTGGGGCTAGttcttccaatactatgttaaatagaagtggtgatatTGGGTATCCTTATTTAGTTTCTGAATTTAGTgtgaaggctttcagcttttcattgctgaatataATGTTGACTGTACGTTTgtcatatattgtttttattatgttgagatatgttccctctatacccactttggtaagagtttttatcatgaatggatattgaattttgtcaaatgctttttctgcatctattgagatgatcatgtggtttttgttttttcttttgttgatgtggtgtatcacactgattgatttacacatgttgaaccatccttatgACCCTGGTATGAATCcaacctgatcatggtgtatgatcctttttatgtattgttggattcagtttgccaaTATTtagttgatgatttttgcatctatactcatcaaatatattgacctgtaattttcgttttttgtagtgtctttgtctagttttgttaTAAGGGTGATAGTGACTTCGtggaatgaatttggtaatgttccctcctcttcaattttttggagtaCTTTGAGaggatcagtataagttcttctttgtatgtgtggtagaattccccagtgaagctgtccagtcctggacttttgtttgcagggaatTTCATTAAAGATTctgtttcacttctagtgattgctCTGTTCAAATTAACTGTTTCTTCTTGACCCAGTTTTGGCaagctgtatgtttctagaaacttgtccatttcttctaggttgtcctagcatataactgttcatagtattatgatttttttttgtatttctttagtttcagttgttatttcttctctttcatttcttattttgttaatttgggtcctctctcttttcttcttggtaagcCTGGCTtgaagtttgtcaattttgtttatcttttcaaaaaaagttcttggttttattgatctgttctgttgtttcttttaatctctattgtatttatttcctctgtgatctttattattccctttcttctgctgaatttgggttttgttttttcttctttttctaattcttttaggtgataGTTtaagtgtttatttgagatttttcttatttcttgaggaaggtttgtatcactatgaactcccctcttagaactgcttttgctgcatctcagagatttttttttttttttttttgcggtaggcgggcctctcactgctgtggcctctcccgttgtggagcacaggctccagacgcacaggctcagcggccatggctcaagggcccagccgctccgcggcatgtgggatcttcccggaccagggcatgaacccacgtcccctgcatcggcaggcggactctcaactact
Encoded proteins:
- the LRRD1 gene encoding leucine-rich repeat and death domain-containing protein 1, with protein sequence MSEKKSTSEELEDLTSQFRKESRSRLVEKSGVIKETSNSLKEASDGTTSNQICKVRPRKNTLGICDDTSTSSSGSKSKRNEEQRKTLQFSETIATYDSLQSKSEISQSSSLSVTKMSAEYQAFVDSLTHETLEKISPQLSEENQKGLGLGSDKFTVNLKAKGLQEFPKDILKIKYVKYLYLDENEIKSFKGADSSDLLGLEILTMQENGLSSLPCEIQLLHNLKLLNVSHNQISHIPKEISQLGTIRQLFLNNNCIEDFPSGLESLGNLEILNLAKNKLRHIPDTLSSLKNLRALNLEYNQLTVFPKALCFLPKLILLNLSGNLINSLPKEIRELKNLEILLLDHNKLTFLAVEIFQLLKMKELQLTDNKLEVISHKIENFRELRILILDKNLLKDIPEKISHCVMLECLSLSDNKLTELPKNIHKLKNLRKLHINRNNIVKIPEYISHLNNMFSLEFSGNLIADFPIEIKNCRKITKVELSYNRIMYFPLGLCALDSLYYLGFNGNYISEIPVDISFSKQLLHLEFNENKLLIFSEHLCSLINLEYLDLGKNKIRKIQPSISNMVSLRVLILCCNKLETFPIEVCTLENLQVLDLSENQIQTIPSEICNLKGILKLNISSNQFIYFPIELCQLQSLEVLNISQINGRKLTRLPEELSNMTQLKGLDISNNAIREMPRNIGELRGLVSLNAYNNQIRYLPPSFLSLNALQQLNLSGNNLTALPSGIYKLFSLKEINFDDNPLLRPPMEICKGKQLYTIARYLQRADERDEKILAKIFKIVANSITETNFQFLCQKLNLAITETDKSTMSTVSLSERVHRTLDKWKTENNNLSVTTAALRDQLTRALTMIGAYEIMDKITALKLFTCAIKF